A region from the Anomalospiza imberbis isolate Cuckoo-Finch-1a 21T00152 chromosome 23, ASM3175350v1, whole genome shotgun sequence genome encodes:
- the CPLANE2 gene encoding ciliogenesis and planar polarity effector 2 isoform X2, translating into MEDLGTLGRVPGPWGGVRRGPQSCGCSDPMGVGGLLPVPQVRGPMAEQHWALEPGWLLSPAGRPYLDSILHKNQRRMFGIEATTVFWPAKPRGSGRPVLFQLQLWDCGDGALRKFEHLLPACKEEADAALFLFSFTDRASFEELPALMGRVLDPEDRHLVRVVVGTKFDLAAHAAVTEGDVRAFEGTQGLRVLRAGGAAGAGGARAGLARVAPVLDALVEELWRRDQVTAGVTPGDTGDTPT; encoded by the exons ATGGAGGATTTAGGCACCCTGGGGAGGGTGCCTGGACCGTGGGGTGGGGTCAGGAGGGGACCCCAAAGCTGCGGATGCAGTGACCCCATGGGGGTAGGGGGgctcctccctgtcccccaggtTCGGGGgcccatggcagagcagcactgggcgCTGGAGCCGGGCTGGCTCCTGTCCCCCGCCGGCCGCCCCTACCTGGACTCCATCCTGCACAAGAACCAGCGGAGAATGTTCG gcATCGAGGCCACCACGGTGTTCTGGCCGGCCAAGCCCCGCGGCAGCGGCCGCCCGGTCctgttccagctgcagctctgggactgCGGGGACGGAGCGCTCCGGAAGTTCGAGCACCTGCTGCCC GCCTGTAAGGAGGAGGCGGACGCCGCCCTGTTCCTGTTCTCCTTCACGGACCGCGCGTCCTTCGAGGAGCTGCCGGCGCTCATGGGCCGCGTGCTGGACCCCGAGGACCGCCACCTCGTCAGGGTGGTCGTGGGCACCAA atTCGACCTGGCCGCACACGCGGCCGTGACGGAGGGGGACGTGCGGGCCTTCGAGGGGACGCAGGGGCTGCGGGTGCTGCGGGCGGGGGGAGCcgcgggggccggcggggcgcgggcggggctggcccggGTCGCCCCCGTCCTGGACGCTCTGGTCGAAGAGCTCTGGCGGCGCGACCAAGTGACCGCCGGCGTCACcccgggggacacgggggacacccCCACATGA
- the CPLANE2 gene encoding ciliogenesis and planar polarity effector 2 isoform X1 — protein sequence MEDLGTLGRVPGPWGGVRRGPQSCGCSDPMGVGGLLPVPQVRGPMAEQHWALEPGWLLSPAGRPYLDSILHKNQRRMFGLLERPALPPALAVPTVTYKLFLAGRSGVGKTALVAWLGGTPAPPAHHETLGIEATTVFWPAKPRGSGRPVLFQLQLWDCGDGALRKFEHLLPACKEEADAALFLFSFTDRASFEELPALMGRVLDPEDRHLVRVVVGTKFDLAAHAAVTEGDVRAFEGTQGLRVLRAGGAAGAGGARAGLARVAPVLDALVEELWRRDQVTAGVTPGDTGDTPT from the exons ATGGAGGATTTAGGCACCCTGGGGAGGGTGCCTGGACCGTGGGGTGGGGTCAGGAGGGGACCCCAAAGCTGCGGATGCAGTGACCCCATGGGGGTAGGGGGgctcctccctgtcccccaggtTCGGGGgcccatggcagagcagcactgggcgCTGGAGCCGGGCTGGCTCCTGTCCCCCGCCGGCCGCCCCTACCTGGACTCCATCCTGCACAAGAACCAGCGGAGAATGTTCG GTCTGCTGGAgcgcccggcgctgccgcccgcgctggctgtccccactgtcaccTACAAACTCTTCCTGGCGGGCAGGAGCGGCGTCGGCAAGACAGCGCTGGTGGCCTGGCTGGGGGGgacccccgcgccccccgcccaccACGAGACCCTGG gcATCGAGGCCACCACGGTGTTCTGGCCGGCCAAGCCCCGCGGCAGCGGCCGCCCGGTCctgttccagctgcagctctgggactgCGGGGACGGAGCGCTCCGGAAGTTCGAGCACCTGCTGCCC GCCTGTAAGGAGGAGGCGGACGCCGCCCTGTTCCTGTTCTCCTTCACGGACCGCGCGTCCTTCGAGGAGCTGCCGGCGCTCATGGGCCGCGTGCTGGACCCCGAGGACCGCCACCTCGTCAGGGTGGTCGTGGGCACCAA atTCGACCTGGCCGCACACGCGGCCGTGACGGAGGGGGACGTGCGGGCCTTCGAGGGGACGCAGGGGCTGCGGGTGCTGCGGGCGGGGGGAGCcgcgggggccggcggggcgcgggcggggctggcccggGTCGCCCCCGTCCTGGACGCTCTGGTCGAAGAGCTCTGGCGGCGCGACCAAGTGACCGCCGGCGTCACcccgggggacacgggggacacccCCACATGA
- the CPLANE2 gene encoding ciliogenesis and planar polarity effector 2 isoform X3, protein MAEQHWALEPGWLLSPAGRPYLDSILHKNQRRMFGLLERPALPPALAVPTVTYKLFLAGRSGVGKTALVAWLGGTPAPPAHHETLGIEATTVFWPAKPRGSGRPVLFQLQLWDCGDGALRKFEHLLPACKEEADAALFLFSFTDRASFEELPALMGRVLDPEDRHLVRVVVGTKFDLAAHAAVTEGDVRAFEGTQGLRVLRAGGAAGAGGARAGLARVAPVLDALVEELWRRDQVTAGVTPGDTGDTPT, encoded by the exons atggcagagcagcactgggcgCTGGAGCCGGGCTGGCTCCTGTCCCCCGCCGGCCGCCCCTACCTGGACTCCATCCTGCACAAGAACCAGCGGAGAATGTTCG GTCTGCTGGAgcgcccggcgctgccgcccgcgctggctgtccccactgtcaccTACAAACTCTTCCTGGCGGGCAGGAGCGGCGTCGGCAAGACAGCGCTGGTGGCCTGGCTGGGGGGgacccccgcgccccccgcccaccACGAGACCCTGG gcATCGAGGCCACCACGGTGTTCTGGCCGGCCAAGCCCCGCGGCAGCGGCCGCCCGGTCctgttccagctgcagctctgggactgCGGGGACGGAGCGCTCCGGAAGTTCGAGCACCTGCTGCCC GCCTGTAAGGAGGAGGCGGACGCCGCCCTGTTCCTGTTCTCCTTCACGGACCGCGCGTCCTTCGAGGAGCTGCCGGCGCTCATGGGCCGCGTGCTGGACCCCGAGGACCGCCACCTCGTCAGGGTGGTCGTGGGCACCAA atTCGACCTGGCCGCACACGCGGCCGTGACGGAGGGGGACGTGCGGGCCTTCGAGGGGACGCAGGGGCTGCGGGTGCTGCGGGCGGGGGGAGCcgcgggggccggcggggcgcgggcggggctggcccggGTCGCCCCCGTCCTGGACGCTCTGGTCGAAGAGCTCTGGCGGCGCGACCAAGTGACCGCCGGCGTCACcccgggggacacgggggacacccCCACATGA
- the EPHA2 gene encoding ephrin type-A receptor 2 codes for MAGSPPALTLLLLTALSPLAAEEVVLLDFAKAHGELGWLTHPYGKGWDQLQNVLNDSLIYMYSVCNVMEGEQENWLRTNWIYRGVAQRIFIELQFTVRDCNSFPMAGGGSCKETFNLYYAESDVDYGTNFQKRQFRKIDTIAPDEITVQEDFTARNVKLNVEVRSVGPLRRKGFYLAFQDLGACVALLSVRVYYKRCPAVVRGMARFPETVAGADSQTLAEVRGSCVAEAVAEQAPALHCNADGEWLVPIGECLCRAGFQSLGDTCQACPPGTFKAAVSSGGCQPCPPHTLPAPAAAAACPCEDGFFRAPEDPLEHPCTRPPSPPQAVTALGLGAAVQLRWAPPADPGGREDVTYSVTCEQCWPESGECRPCDGGVRFSQPPRGLTGTEVTVTDLEPHVNYTFTVEARNGVSPSSHQRSVASATISVNQTEPPRVTSVSLDGRTATSLVLSWTVPLRQQSRVWKYEVTYSKKVDENSYSVLRCEGTSVTLPKLSPGTAYVVRVQALTADGHGAFSPQHEFETLPEGSEAMASTTVIAGSIAGVVFVVLLLVILLYVLRRKRRSRPRQSAEDVYFSKSDQLKPLKTYVDPHTYEDPNQAMLKFTTEIPPSFITRQKVIGAGEFGEVYKGTLKRGRKEVPVAIKTLKVGYTEKQRVDFLSEATIMGQFCHHNIIRLEGVVSKYKPFMIITEYMENGALDKFLREKEGEFGVIQLVGMLRGIAAGMKYLANMNYVHRDLAARNILVNSNLVCKVSDFGLSRVLEDDPEATYTTSGGKIPIRWTAPEAISYRKFTSASDVWSYGIVMWEVMSYGERPYWELSNHEVMKAINEGFRLPAPLDCPSAIYQLMMQCWQQERCRRPKFTDIVSILDKLIRAPESLKALADFDPRVSIRLPSTSGSEGVPFRSVPEWLESIRMPQYTETFMASGYSTIEKVLQMTSEDIKRIGVRLPGHQKRIAYSLLGLQEQAGAGGAPG; via the exons ATGGCGGGCAGCCCCCCGGCcctcaccctcctcctcctcaccgcCCTCAGCCCCCTGGCCGCCGAGGAAG TGGTGCTGCTGGACTTCGCCAAGGCACAcggggagctgggctggctcaCCCATCCCTACGGAAAAGGG TGGGACCAGCTGCAGAACGTCCTCAACGACTCCCTGATCTACATGTACTCCGTGTGCAACGTCATGGAGGGCGAGCAGGAGAACTGGCTCCGCACCAACTGGATCTACCGCGGCGTGGCCCAGCGCATCTTCATCGAGCTGCAGTTCACCGTGCGAGACTGCAACAGCTTCCCCATGGCGGGCGGAGGCTCCTGCAAGGAGACCTTCAACCTCTACTACGCCGAGTCCGACGTGGATTACGGCACCAACTTCCAGAAGCGGCAGTTCAGGAAGATCGACACCATCGCTCCGGACGAGATCACCGTGCAGGAGGATTTCACCGCCCGCAACGTGAAGCTCAACGTGGAGGTGCGGTCGGTGGGGCCGCTCCGCAGGAAGGGTTTCTACCTGGCCTTCCAGGACCTGGGCGCCTGCGTGGCGCTGCTCTCCGTGCGTGTCTACTACAAGCGGTGCCCGGCCGTGGTGCGGGGCATGGCGCGGTTCCCGGAGACCGTGGCCGGCGCCGACTCGCAGACCTTGGCCGAGGTGCGGGGCTCGTGCGTGGCCGAGGCGGTGGCCGAGCAGGCGCCGGCCCTGCACTGCAACGCCGACGGCGAGTGGCTCGTGCCCATCGGGGAGTGCCTGTGCCGGGCCGGCTTCCAGAGCCTGGGAGACACCTGCCAAG CTTGTCCCCCTGGCACCTTCAAGGCTGCGGTGTCCTCGgggggctgccagccctgtcccccccACACCCTTCCTGCCCCGGCCGCCGCTGCTGCCTGCCCGTGCGAGGATGGATTTTTCCGGGCCCCTGAGGATCCTCTGGAGCATCCCTGCACCC GACCCCCCTCGCCCCCCCAGGCTGtcacagccctggggctgggggccgCGGTGCAGCTGCGCTGGGCCCCCCCCGCTGACCCCGGTGGCCGCGAGGACGTCACCTACAGCGTCACCTGCGAGCAGTGCTGGCCCGAGAGCGGCGAGTGCCGGCCCTGCGACGGGGGGGTCCGGTTCTCACAGCCCCCCCGGGGGCTCACGGGGACGGAGGTCACTGTCACCGACCTGGAGCCGCACGTCAACTACACCTTCACCGTGGAGGCCCGCAATGGGGTGTCCCCCTCCAGCCACCAGCGCAGCGTGGCCAGCGCCACCATCAGTGTCAACCAGACAG AGCCCCCCCGGGTGACATCGGTGAGCCTGGATGGACGGACGGCCACCAGCCTGGTCTTGTCCTGGACGGTGCCACTGCGGCAGCAGAGTCGGGTCTGGAAGTACGAGGTCACTTACAGCAAGAAG GTGGATGAGAACAGCTACTCGGTGCTGCGCTGCGAGGGCACCTCTGTCACCCTGCCCAAACTGTCCCCAGGCACTGCCTACGTGGTTCGGGTCCAGGCTCTCACCGCTGATGGCCATGGGGCCTTCAGCCCCCAGCACGAGTTCGAGACCCTGCCCGAGG GTTCCGAGGCCATGGCATCGACCACCGTCATCGCTGGCAGCATCGCTGGCGTCGTCTTTGTTGTCCTCCTCTTGGTCATTCTCCTCTACGTCCTCCGGCG GAAGAGGAGGTCACGGCCACGCCAATCCGCCGAGGACGTCTACTTCTCCAAGTCAG ACCAGCTGAAGCCCCTCAAGACCTACGTTGACCCCCACACTTATGAAGACCCCAACCAAGCCATGCTCAAGTTCACCACCGAGATCCCTCCATCCTTCATCACCCGCCAGAAGGTCATCGGCGCCG GTGAATTTGGGGAGGTGTACAAGGGCACCCTGAAGCGCGGCCGGAAGGAGGTGCCGGTGGCCATCAAGACATTGAAGGTGGGGTACACGGAGAAGCAGCGCGTGGACTTCCTGAGCGAAGCCACCATCATGGGACAGTTCTGCCACCACAACATCATCCGCCTCGAGGGCGTTGTCTCCAAGT ACAAGCCCTTCATGATCATCACGGAGTACATGGAGAATGGGGCACTGGATAAATTCCTGAGG gaaaaagagGGCGAATTTGGCGTCATCCAGCTGGTGGGGATGTTGAGGGGCATTGCTGCTGGCATGAAGTACTTGGCCAACATGAATTACGTCCATCGGGACCTGGCTGCCAGGAACATCCTGGTGAACAGCAACCTGGTGTGCAAAGTGTCTGATTTCGGGCTCTCAAGGGTGCTGGAAGATGACCCTGAAGCCACCTACACCACCAGC GGCGGGAAGATCCCGATCCGTTGGACAGCACCCGAAGCCATCTCCTACCGCAAGTTCACCTCTGCCAGCGACGTCTGGAGCTACGGCATCGTCATGTGGGAGGTGATGTCCTACGGTGAGCGGCCCTACTGGGAGCTCTCCAACCACGAG GTGATGAAGGCCATCAACGAGGGCTTCCGCCTCCCGGCCCCGCTGGACTGTCCCTCGGCCATCTACCAGCTGATgatgcagtgctggcagcaggagcgCTGCCGGCGCCCCAAATTCACCGACATCGTCAGCATCCTCGACAAACTCATCCGCGCCCCCGAGTCCCTCAAGGCACTGGCAGACTTCGACCCTCG GGTGTCCATCCGGCTGCCCAGCACCAGCGGCTCCGAGGGCGTCCCGTTCCGCTCGGTCCCGGAGTGGCTGGAGTCCATCCGCATGCCCCAGTACACCGAGACCTTCATGGCCTCGGGCTACAGCACCATCGAGAAGGTCCTGCAGATGACCAGCGA GGACATCAAGCGGATCGGGGTGCGGCTGCCGGGCCACCAGAAGCGCATCGCCTACagcctgctggggctgcaggagcaggcgggggccgggggggccccGGGCTGA